A genomic segment from Synergistaceae bacterium encodes:
- the dtd gene encoding D-tyrosyl-tRNA(Tyr) deacylase has translation MRAVVQRVTRSCVSVEGNVVGEISGGLCILLGVGVGDAERDAEWLADKIVNLRIFEDEAGKMNRSLLEIGGSALIVSQFTLYGNCRKGRRPSFVEAASSEEGKRLYEYFMERVRLRGVKAACGTFQTHMVVEIVNDGPVTLMIDTCADMGRMKE, from the coding sequence ATGCGTGCTGTGGTGCAAAGGGTCACCCGATCTTGCGTTTCTGTGGAAGGAAATGTCGTCGGCGAGATTAGTGGAGGGTTATGTATACTGTTGGGCGTCGGAGTGGGAGATGCCGAACGTGATGCCGAATGGCTGGCTGATAAAATAGTAAACTTGAGAATCTTCGAGGATGAAGCGGGAAAGATGAATCGCTCTCTTTTGGAGATCGGAGGAAGCGCCTTGATTGTCTCCCAGTTTACCCTTTATGGCAACTGCCGTAAAGGACGTCGTCCATCCTTTGTGGAGGCGGCCTCCTCTGAAGAGGGAAAGCGCCTGTACGAGTATTTTATGGAGCGAGTGAGGCTTCGGGGTGTAAAGGCGGCGTGTGGAACGTTCCAGACTCACATGGTGGTGGAAATCGTCAACGACGGTCCCGTCACTTTGATGATAGACACGTGCGCGGATATGGGAAGGATGAAAGAATAA
- a CDS encoding MBL fold metallo-hydrolase: protein MNTKGDISYKRFPLGSLWTNGYLFFDGEGVAFFVDPGGDPREVLEYLTRNHLTLSAVLLTHGHLDHIAGIEALVPLVGNAIYIALEDAPLLKAPPEEMRRALGLECEGIEDFKTVSEGDVLSVGQFEIKVMETPGHTRGSVCYLICLGEKSVLISGDTLFAQSVGRTDLPGGDSSTLFTSLRKLATLPDDLVVLPGHGPGTTIGQERESNPFWP, encoded by the coding sequence ATGAACACGAAAGGCGATATAAGCTACAAGCGTTTCCCTTTAGGGTCGCTGTGGACTAACGGTTATCTTTTTTTCGACGGGGAGGGGGTAGCCTTTTTCGTCGATCCTGGAGGGGACCCGAGGGAAGTTCTCGAATACCTGACGCGTAATCATTTGACGCTCTCGGCGGTGTTGCTTACTCACGGGCACTTGGACCATATCGCGGGGATCGAGGCTCTCGTTCCTTTGGTGGGAAACGCTATTTACATTGCCCTGGAGGACGCCCCTCTCCTGAAGGCGCCTCCTGAGGAAATGCGGAGGGCTCTGGGCTTGGAGTGCGAAGGTATTGAGGATTTCAAGACGGTTTCAGAGGGAGACGTTCTCTCTGTGGGGCAATTCGAGATAAAAGTCATGGAGACCCCGGGGCACACCCGGGGTAGTGTATGTTATCTTATTTGCTTGGGGGAAAAGAGCGTTTTGATATCGGGCGATACGCTGTTCGCGCAAAGTGTTGGAAGAACGGATCTACCCGGTGGAGACTCCTCTACGCTTTTTACGTCGCTACGAAAACTGGCGACATTGCCGGACGACCTGGTGGTTCTCCCTGGGCATGGACCGGGCACAACTATAGGACAGGAGCGGGAAAGCAATCCCTTTTGGCCTTGA
- a CDS encoding transposase: MGLCGAIKKDLKLGDRVYICQECGLKIDRDLNAAMNL; this comes from the coding sequence GTGGGGCTATGTGGGGCTATAAAGAAGGATTTGAAGCTCGGGGACCGTGTCTATATCTGCCAAGAATGCGGGTTGAAAATAGACCGCGATTTGAACGCGGCTATGAACTTATAG
- a CDS encoding bifunctional (p)ppGpp synthetase/guanosine-3',5'-bis(diphosphate) 3'-pyrophosphohydrolase, with product MSSFGPAEMKSILNSVPELSANNESKEMSQLRDSFFTRLPDDCKTESVKNVWHELWTKTVAYLSSSQLTQVGKAFLYAGEAHVLQKRSTGDPYVVHTLNVAVILAEMQSDSAALCAALLHDVLEDTETTAPELSAIFGEEVVTLVDGVTKLGKLPFMSQEGYQAENLRKMFIVMARDIRVVLIKLADRLHNMRTLAIFRPEKQKRISRETLEIFAPLAHRLGIYQIKRDLEDLAFKYLQPEIYNDIRRRVRRKLPEREKVIQEGIAKLEARLAEHNIPCKIKGRAKHFYSIYEKMERKKISFDELYDLLAIRVLVDDISTCYAVLGIVHSLWVPIPGQFDDYIANPKNNMYQSLHTTVMAFEAPMEVQIRTKEMNRLAEYGIAAHWLYKSGGVSASNLDAKLMWVRQALEGEQEGHDPEDFLDLLKSDVLTSDVYAFTPQGKALVLPKGATTIDFAYAVHTEVGNRCVGARINNRIVPLNTEVKNGDIVKVITSPQGAPSRDWMQIAKSTKTRSKIRNYFRQIEKTDREEKLTRGWESLERELKKRGIATNDVEEFSPSLNKVARDLGLMGKEDLLVAIGSGSAGPSTVAQKLALADLQRHNPSDDLESILSNRPKRPDLDILVEGYEGVQVVRANCCEPVPGDAIVGYTTRVRGITVHRMDCLNILNAQMGRVVHVSWNTSSGSGKFYTTRIKAEAIDRGDLVRDVAQVIGQANGSIQGMKVSIVDNTLVRIKIELRVRNLEHLYEITGKLNGVRGMMEVSRG from the coding sequence ATGTCCAGTTTTGGACCTGCCGAAATGAAATCCATCCTGAACAGCGTTCCCGAACTTTCGGCGAATAACGAGTCAAAGGAAATGTCTCAACTCAGAGACTCGTTTTTTACTCGTTTGCCAGACGACTGTAAAACGGAGTCTGTTAAAAACGTTTGGCACGAATTGTGGACAAAAACCGTCGCCTATCTTTCTTCCTCACAGCTCACTCAGGTAGGCAAGGCGTTTCTCTACGCGGGTGAGGCTCACGTCCTTCAAAAAAGATCAACAGGAGACCCTTATGTGGTACACACCCTCAACGTGGCGGTGATTTTGGCGGAAATGCAGAGCGACTCAGCGGCGCTGTGCGCCGCATTGCTCCATGATGTCCTGGAGGACACTGAGACGACAGCCCCTGAGCTGTCCGCCATTTTTGGGGAAGAAGTGGTGACCTTGGTGGACGGCGTCACAAAACTGGGGAAATTGCCTTTTATGTCCCAGGAAGGATATCAAGCCGAAAACCTGCGTAAAATGTTCATCGTCATGGCGCGGGACATTCGCGTGGTCCTGATCAAGCTGGCGGATAGGTTGCACAATATGAGAACGCTAGCCATTTTCAGACCGGAAAAACAGAAGCGCATCTCCCGGGAGACCCTGGAGATTTTCGCGCCTCTCGCTCATCGTTTAGGTATTTATCAAATAAAAAGGGACTTGGAGGACCTGGCCTTCAAATACCTCCAACCGGAGATCTATAACGACATCCGCCGCAGGGTTCGCAGAAAGCTCCCTGAGCGGGAGAAGGTCATTCAGGAGGGGATAGCGAAGCTGGAAGCCCGGCTTGCCGAACACAACATTCCCTGTAAAATCAAAGGTCGCGCGAAACATTTTTACAGTATTTACGAAAAAATGGAAAGGAAAAAAATCTCCTTCGACGAGCTTTACGATCTTTTGGCTATACGGGTTTTAGTGGACGACATTTCGACGTGCTACGCGGTCTTGGGCATCGTGCATTCCCTATGGGTCCCCATTCCTGGACAATTCGACGATTACATCGCAAACCCTAAAAACAACATGTACCAATCGTTACACACGACCGTCATGGCCTTCGAAGCGCCGATGGAGGTTCAGATACGCACTAAGGAGATGAACCGACTGGCGGAATACGGCATCGCCGCTCACTGGCTTTACAAGTCAGGCGGAGTGTCGGCCAGCAACCTGGACGCGAAGCTAATGTGGGTGCGCCAGGCCCTGGAGGGGGAACAGGAAGGACACGATCCGGAAGATTTTCTTGATCTTTTGAAGAGCGACGTCCTGACTTCGGATGTGTACGCTTTCACGCCTCAGGGCAAAGCCTTGGTGTTGCCCAAGGGGGCCACGACCATCGACTTCGCTTATGCTGTGCACACCGAGGTGGGGAACCGTTGCGTCGGAGCCAGAATCAACAATCGTATCGTTCCCCTGAACACGGAGGTGAAGAACGGAGACATCGTTAAGGTCATCACCTCTCCTCAAGGCGCCCCTTCTCGAGATTGGATGCAGATCGCCAAGAGCACCAAAACCCGTAGTAAAATACGCAACTACTTTCGACAGATCGAAAAGACGGACCGCGAGGAGAAGCTGACGCGGGGTTGGGAATCACTGGAAAGAGAACTGAAAAAACGGGGAATTGCCACAAACGACGTGGAGGAGTTTTCCCCTTCTCTCAATAAAGTCGCCCGCGATCTGGGACTGATGGGTAAAGAAGATTTACTGGTGGCCATAGGGTCGGGCTCCGCCGGGCCCAGTACCGTGGCGCAAAAATTGGCTTTGGCTGACCTGCAACGTCACAATCCTTCCGACGATCTCGAATCTATTCTCTCTAATCGGCCCAAACGACCTGATCTGGATATTCTCGTAGAGGGGTATGAAGGTGTGCAAGTGGTGCGGGCAAATTGCTGCGAACCCGTTCCGGGCGACGCTATCGTGGGTTATACCACTCGCGTGAGAGGGATTACCGTCCATCGGATGGATTGCCTCAACATTCTCAACGCTCAGATGGGGCGAGTCGTCCACGTCAGTTGGAATACCTCTTCGGGCTCAGGAAAATTTTACACGACGCGAATCAAGGCGGAAGCCATAGACAGGGGAGATTTGGTTCGTGACGTGGCTCAAGTTATCGGGCAAGCCAACGGGAGTATCCAGGGAATGAAAGTCTCGATTGTGGATAATACACTGGTGCGCATCAAAATAGAGCTCAGGGTAAGAAACCTGGAGCACCTTTACGAGATTACCGGCAAACTGAACGGTGTCAGGGGTATGATGGAGGTAAGCCGGGGATGA
- a CDS encoding rod shape-determining protein MreC: MVDRRLTLEWIHGIVALTLGLFLLGVSPNVRFLRNVVDFVGSVLSVPEHPAVRFREFLQELYLWSRDKSDLTRQLEVLKNENAKLQIANSVIMAEQIKSELDMRMEDARVTLREPHSWWNEVRIDKGLNDGIIMGLPVFQNGFLVGRVSSVSAFSSWVELLTSSALMIPVVIEETRELGVVVGNSNGAVLLTYIPEGRGIEKGMKVSTALIGELLPSGIPIGAIADEGKASSDNGYMTYKIEPGAFMSRLYTVSVLKHSGGIVR, translated from the coding sequence ATGGTCGATCGTCGTTTGACCCTTGAATGGATCCATGGAATTGTGGCTCTCACCTTGGGACTTTTTTTATTGGGGGTATCTCCCAATGTCCGTTTTCTGAGAAATGTGGTCGATTTCGTGGGGAGCGTTCTGTCGGTTCCCGAACACCCCGCGGTGCGGTTTCGGGAGTTTTTACAGGAGCTTTACCTTTGGTCGCGGGATAAAAGCGACCTCACGCGACAGCTTGAAGTTTTGAAAAACGAGAACGCCAAACTGCAAATCGCGAATTCCGTTATTATGGCGGAGCAGATTAAATCAGAATTGGACATGCGCATGGAGGACGCCCGTGTGACGTTGCGGGAACCTCACTCTTGGTGGAACGAGGTCAGGATAGATAAGGGGTTAAACGACGGCATCATTATGGGATTACCCGTTTTCCAAAATGGGTTTCTGGTGGGGCGCGTCAGCTCCGTTAGTGCCTTTTCTTCTTGGGTCGAGCTTTTGACGTCGTCCGCGTTGATGATCCCCGTGGTCATAGAGGAAACTCGCGAACTGGGGGTCGTGGTGGGAAATAGTAATGGAGCTGTCTTGTTGACTTACATTCCGGAGGGACGCGGTATCGAAAAGGGCATGAAGGTCAGCACGGCACTCATTGGCGAGCTTCTGCCTTCGGGAATACCCATTGGCGCTATCGCCGACGAAGGAAAGGCTTCCTCGGACAACGGTTATATGACCTATAAAATAGAACCAGGGGCCTTCATGTCCAGGTTGTATACAGTTTCCGTCCTAAAACACTCAGGGGGCATCGTTCGATGA
- a CDS encoding rod shape-determining protein, which yields MFKYLSGILGLDVGIDLGTSNIVVYVKDEGIVISEPSTVAVRKLPRGGGIEVIAVGREAKSMAGKTPTGVQAICPLQDGVIANFDMTEELIRYCLRKANGGKSFMSHPRVVISVPAEITEVERKAVVDATLGAGASEAYVVDEPISAALGVGLPISEPRGCMIVDVGGGTSEVSVISLGGIVVTSSLRTAGKDMDNAIIAMLRQRYALFIGETTAEEVKNTIGSALPLSLELEMAVKGRDLTDGLPKIDMVSSVEVREALDPIFLRIEDMVKVALEKTPPELAKDIVDQGVVLSGGVALMKGFAERLARAINTPVIVAENPLFSVALGVGKILENLGAMRRVLMSVERGAR from the coding sequence ATGTTCAAGTACCTTTCCGGAATTTTGGGACTTGACGTGGGAATAGATCTGGGAACCAGCAACATTGTGGTGTACGTAAAAGACGAGGGCATCGTTATTAGTGAACCTTCTACTGTGGCTGTGCGCAAGTTGCCGCGGGGGGGAGGAATCGAAGTCATCGCGGTGGGGCGCGAGGCGAAATCCATGGCCGGCAAGACTCCCACGGGGGTACAGGCCATATGTCCGCTCCAAGACGGCGTTATCGCCAACTTCGATATGACCGAGGAGCTGATACGGTATTGTTTGCGTAAAGCCAACGGGGGGAAGTCGTTTATGTCCCATCCGCGCGTGGTCATATCGGTGCCTGCCGAGATCACGGAAGTGGAACGCAAGGCCGTGGTCGATGCCACTCTGGGAGCTGGAGCCAGCGAGGCATACGTGGTGGACGAACCGATTTCGGCAGCCTTGGGGGTGGGATTGCCCATCAGCGAGCCGCGAGGCTGCATGATCGTCGACGTGGGCGGCGGGACCAGCGAAGTATCCGTCATTTCTTTAGGGGGCATCGTGGTGACCAGCTCCCTTCGCACAGCGGGCAAAGATATGGACAACGCCATCATCGCCATGCTGCGCCAGCGCTATGCTCTTTTCATAGGGGAAACCACGGCGGAGGAGGTCAAAAATACCATCGGTTCGGCCTTACCCCTTTCTCTAGAGCTGGAGATGGCAGTCAAGGGACGGGATTTGACGGATGGCCTGCCCAAAATCGACATGGTTTCCTCCGTCGAAGTCCGGGAGGCCCTGGACCCGATTTTTTTGCGTATTGAAGATATGGTCAAGGTGGCCTTGGAAAAGACGCCTCCTGAGCTGGCGAAAGATATTGTGGACCAAGGGGTGGTCCTTTCCGGAGGTGTGGCGCTCATGAAGGGTTTTGCCGAACGGCTTGCCAGGGCTATCAACACACCTGTCATCGTGGCGGAAAATCCACTTTTCTCAGTGGCGTTGGGAGTGGGCAAAATTTTAGAAAATCTCGGGGCGATGCGGCGCGTCCTCATGTCTGTGGAGCGGGGAGCCCGTTAA
- the mrdA gene encoding penicillin-binding protein 2: MLETRDVIDARLKALLYGVFVTLIILFVGLYFFQVVHADKYIRLAYANRLRLIRFSAPRGEIYDRNGVPLAVNETTFSIMGYPLNLDEPGMLSHLSGLLSDHGIPMSVEDLEKTIKKQRGAPYRVIRLVPNLTMAQMAELVADPKFPNQFFPMPVWRRIYPAGALAANITGYVGEISESELKESLPGSYVGGDLVGKGGVERFYEEQLRGVAGEESIEVNAKGRKVRTIDLRSSEKGQNVYLTLDMGAQKRAVELLSDYKGAIVVMDVKTGAVLVSASLPTYDSNPLAWGVSAREWLDITEDKDKPMLDRAISGVYPPASTFKPLVALAALEEGVITPGTTFFCSGALKLPSRTFRCWRRNGHGNVNLLGALQNSCDVYFYQVGMKLGIDRLLKWAKKFGLGVPTGIDLPGESSGNTAGPDWKKERFKKGWYQGDTINYSIGQGFLLLTPLQIARLYAAIANGGRLVTPHVVSENFQKPTNIGIAPDKLAMVQKGLDYVVSRGTGFRAGNFGVAVAGKTGTAQNAHGLDHAIFAGYAPADNPQYVAVAMVEAGEHGSSVASPIVGQILAHVLSHPTENLAFKRVENNGQ, from the coding sequence ATGCTTGAGACGCGAGACGTCATCGATGCCCGTTTGAAAGCGCTTCTGTATGGAGTCTTCGTGACTCTGATAATTTTGTTTGTGGGCCTTTATTTCTTTCAGGTCGTGCACGCTGACAAGTACATTCGCCTTGCTTACGCCAATCGTTTAAGACTGATTCGCTTTTCCGCGCCCAGAGGAGAGATCTACGACCGCAACGGAGTTCCTCTGGCCGTGAACGAGACCACCTTCAGTATCATGGGCTATCCTCTGAATTTGGATGAACCGGGTATGTTGTCTCACCTCAGCGGGCTTCTCTCGGATCACGGTATACCCATGTCCGTGGAGGATCTGGAAAAAACGATCAAAAAACAGAGGGGGGCTCCCTATCGCGTCATACGCTTGGTTCCCAACCTCACGATGGCTCAGATGGCCGAACTGGTGGCGGATCCAAAGTTCCCGAATCAATTTTTCCCCATGCCAGTGTGGCGCCGCATTTATCCGGCGGGAGCCCTGGCGGCCAACATCACAGGCTACGTGGGAGAAATCTCCGAAAGTGAGCTGAAGGAAAGCCTGCCAGGAAGCTACGTGGGAGGAGACCTGGTCGGTAAAGGCGGTGTCGAGCGATTTTATGAAGAACAATTGAGAGGGGTTGCTGGGGAAGAGTCCATTGAGGTCAACGCGAAAGGTCGTAAAGTCAGGACCATCGATTTGCGCTCTTCGGAGAAAGGCCAGAACGTTTACCTGACCCTGGATATGGGTGCTCAGAAACGAGCTGTGGAGCTGTTAAGCGACTACAAGGGTGCCATCGTTGTGATGGATGTGAAAACGGGGGCAGTACTCGTGTCGGCCTCTTTGCCAACCTATGATAGCAACCCCCTTGCCTGGGGCGTCTCCGCAAGGGAATGGCTGGATATAACAGAGGACAAGGACAAGCCGATGCTGGATCGCGCCATTTCAGGCGTATACCCTCCAGCCTCCACTTTCAAACCGCTGGTTGCTTTGGCTGCTTTGGAGGAGGGAGTTATCACGCCAGGAACAACTTTTTTCTGCTCAGGGGCGTTGAAGTTGCCGTCACGCACTTTTCGGTGTTGGCGAAGGAACGGTCACGGCAACGTGAATTTGCTCGGAGCGCTGCAAAATTCCTGTGACGTTTATTTTTACCAGGTGGGGATGAAGCTCGGCATCGATCGGTTGTTGAAGTGGGCAAAAAAATTTGGGCTGGGTGTTCCCACCGGGATTGACCTGCCTGGGGAGAGCTCAGGGAACACGGCGGGGCCCGACTGGAAAAAAGAGCGATTCAAGAAAGGCTGGTACCAGGGGGATACGATCAATTACTCGATCGGCCAGGGCTTTTTATTGCTCACCCCTCTTCAGATCGCGCGTCTTTACGCAGCCATCGCCAACGGAGGGCGCCTGGTGACGCCCCACGTCGTTTCCGAGAATTTTCAAAAGCCCACAAACATAGGCATAGCTCCCGATAAACTGGCCATGGTGCAGAAAGGACTCGATTACGTGGTCAGCCGCGGAACGGGTTTTAGGGCGGGCAATTTCGGCGTGGCGGTGGCCGGCAAGACGGGCACCGCGCAAAACGCCCACGGTTTAGACCATGCCATTTTCGCGGGATATGCCCCCGCCGACAACCCTCAATACGTGGCGGTCGCCATGGTGGAGGCGGGGGAACATGGCAGCAGTGTCGCTTCTCCCATTGTGGGACAAATACTGGCACATGTATTGAGCCATCCCACCGAAAATTTAGCGTTCAAGAGGGTTGAAAACAATGGACAATAA